A single region of the Streptomyces sp. ITFR-16 genome encodes:
- a CDS encoding protein phosphatase 2C domain-containing protein yields MSQQGERPAAHEDDWWRRLYDESAPDTGASQAADSLDDRFDSVSGAMGPGDGEAYEAAPAVPEPRAAAPSVTRMADTLPGPPPDVLVRAPWEPPTGAGGPRTFAGPPAAPEPEPAPVPEPAPARAAEPAPPAPSLRAEPPADPRITPSAPAAPAAATPPLPRRPVGERPRTEPAATARPEAGPPAEPDPAAEAVVSRPEAAYVGARPPTYDAEPTALPATDPRDLHSLVADTVLDGARYGTYTLRAASVRGDSARFRGEPRRDALLTARFGAGESALVLVAVAGGARGAEGAHSAAADACRWIAEAVGRSHARLSDDIRTGRRGDLKSGLHRLTDRSYGKLRARAAELGLEPDAYTASLRCLLLSADPDCRTRVFFGIGGGGLFRLRDGSWQDLEPDLPPPAALSGEPVVGYGSSVPESGPDGERLTMDLGITTGPAPYIEDPLPPPAEPFRFRASVARPGDTLLLCSTGLAEPLRGEPALADALGERWAPAEAPGLGAFLADVGLRVTGYADDRTAVGVWEA; encoded by the coding sequence ATGAGTCAGCAGGGGGAGAGGCCCGCCGCCCACGAGGACGACTGGTGGCGCAGGCTGTACGACGAATCCGCCCCGGACACCGGGGCGAGCCAGGCGGCCGACAGTCTCGACGACCGCTTCGACTCGGTCTCGGGCGCGATGGGGCCCGGCGACGGCGAGGCGTACGAGGCGGCCCCGGCGGTGCCCGAGCCGAGAGCGGCGGCGCCGTCCGTCACCCGGATGGCGGACACCCTGCCCGGTCCGCCGCCCGACGTACTCGTACGGGCTCCGTGGGAGCCGCCGACCGGGGCCGGGGGACCGCGCACCTTCGCGGGACCGCCGGCCGCCCCGGAGCCCGAGCCGGCACCGGTGCCCGAGCCCGCGCCGGCCCGGGCGGCCGAGCCCGCACCGCCCGCGCCTTCCCTTCGGGCGGAGCCCCCGGCCGACCCCCGGATCACCCCGAGCGCACCGGCAGCCCCCGCCGCCGCGACCCCGCCGCTGCCCAGGCGGCCCGTCGGCGAGCGGCCCCGGACCGAACCGGCCGCCACCGCGCGGCCCGAGGCCGGGCCTCCCGCCGAGCCGGACCCTGCGGCCGAGGCGGTGGTCTCCCGCCCCGAGGCCGCGTACGTCGGCGCGCGCCCGCCCACCTACGACGCCGAGCCCACCGCGCTCCCCGCCACCGACCCGCGCGATCTGCACAGCCTCGTCGCCGACACCGTGCTCGACGGCGCCCGGTACGGGACGTACACCCTGCGCGCCGCGTCCGTGCGCGGCGACTCCGCGCGGTTCCGGGGCGAGCCCCGGCGCGACGCGCTGCTCACCGCGCGCTTCGGCGCGGGGGAGAGCGCCCTCGTGCTGGTCGCCGTCGCGGGCGGCGCCCGGGGCGCCGAGGGGGCGCACTCCGCCGCGGCGGACGCCTGCCGCTGGATCGCGGAGGCGGTGGGGCGCAGCCATGCCCGGCTCTCCGACGACATAAGGACGGGCCGTCGCGGCGATCTGAAGTCCGGGCTGCACCGGCTCACCGACCGGAGCTACGGCAAGCTGCGCGCCCGCGCCGCCGAACTCGGACTCGAACCCGACGCGTACACCGCGAGCCTGCGCTGCCTCCTGCTGTCGGCCGATCCCGACTGCCGGACCCGGGTCTTCTTCGGGATCGGCGGCGGCGGGCTCTTCCGGCTGCGGGACGGCAGCTGGCAGGACCTCGAACCGGACCTTCCGCCGCCGGCCGCGCTCAGCGGCGAACCCGTGGTGGGCTACGGCTCCTCGGTGCCCGAGAGCGGCCCCGACGGCGAGCGGCTGACCATGGATCTGGGCATCACCACGGGCCCGGCCCCGTACATAGAGGATCCGCTGCCGCCGCCCGCCGAACCGTTCCGCTTCCGTGCCTCCGTCGCCCGGCCGGGCGACACGCTGCTGCTGTGCAGCACGGGTCTCGCCGAGCCGCTGCGCGGCGAACCGGCGCTGGCCGACGCGCTCGGCGAGCGCTGGGCACCCGCCGAGGCGCCCGGCCTCGGGGCCTTCCTCGCGGACGTCGGGCTCCGGGTGACGGGGTACGCCGACGACCGGACGGCGGTCGGCGTCTGGGAGGCGTAA
- a CDS encoding S8 family serine peptidase — MRPISRTALGAATAAVLAVTVIAPSVAAPQGDAATKRPLTGSAAAAAAGSRPVTVTLVTGDKVLVSTDRSGTASATALAREDGTVPLVQTRRSGKDLYVYPDSAVKALADGTVDEELFNVTGLIRQGFDDAHTDTVPLIATYTGDTARSAPATPRGAARGLALPVIGGVALKADKEKAAGFWSDVTGARSRSAAGLKKLWLDRKVEASLDRSTKQIRADLAWAAGYDGKGTKVAVLDTGADAGHPDLEGRISEAKNFTDSDTTDDRQGHGTHTLSTVGGTGAASGGKKKGVAPGADLLVGKVLNDSGSGDSSWIIAGMQWAVDRKADVVSMSLGSQTPTDCTDPMSVAAEELAKSKDTLFVIAAGNSGPTLNTVSSPGCAPGVLTVGAVDRDDSTAQFSSRGPAIGAHTLKPEIAAPGVDISAAAAGGRGVYAYQSMSGTSMATPHVAGAAAIVKERHPDWSAQQVKAALVSSAKSDIPGDVRETGGGRLDVKAAIDTTVTGEPAVQGGTYNWPQDKSDRTTVRIPYTNTGGKPVTLSLKLGSVTGNDGSAVGSPVAALGKKKVTVPAGATVEVPLDLDPTAKLHKSQYGDVTGRVLATAPGGVKVSTPFSLYVGAETVSLRVKLIDANGRPAAGSSSLDVIGTDTASGERRFNDGSTDQVFQVRPGAYFVSSFIVSADPGDATGTLANSVGYLARPQLNVTKDTTLVLDARKAHRVQVRTQDRTSETRSGTLAFGRSWDDVWLHAGSISGGTVVKDYRVDIRGKADDGDFEFDSFWRAYAPQIDKLAVVGGATLHPTPASAGSVNLDGTGRAALVDAGTGTPEELKAAGVSGKIALVAVPDSGAVVTQARNAQAAGAVAVLVHRPSAGPWQPSVGYGSAPLPTLGIEAGEAKTLAGALAAGPVKLSWKATAVSPFVYNLAFSEKGDVTSDRTYRVKDKSLGTVDSTYESMGVRTDFVDTLLVSRPYGATFGVGGFDTVAAPGKRTEYYSAGDTSWQQALSSSFPWGEFMMDKYRTYKAGSKRASEWYRGLIVPSAPRDDQGAEQLAAERQDNLIGVAPGFWSDTEHSGLQGSFGDMGSMRLTSGGKVLGESGWPSGVFTVPAEDAAYELTMTTAKAGSPAQVWKRSTRTETTWKFRSHRDENAYSQGIPLLFPGYALPSDGMKTLAAKDGQKIGLSVTGHAGYTPGKVTKAEVSYSYDGGETWTGATTALKGGCWTATVNHAGAAGRPVTLRTELTDSHGNSVVQTVTDAYAVR, encoded by the coding sequence ATGCGTCCGATATCGCGTACGGCACTGGGGGCGGCCACCGCCGCCGTCCTGGCCGTCACGGTGATCGCGCCGTCCGTGGCAGCGCCACAGGGCGACGCGGCCACGAAGAGACCGCTGACCGGCAGCGCGGCCGCGGCGGCGGCCGGGAGCAGGCCGGTCACCGTCACGCTGGTCACCGGCGACAAGGTGCTGGTCAGCACCGACCGTTCGGGGACCGCCTCGGCCACCGCACTGGCCCGCGAGGACGGCACCGTCCCCCTCGTACAGACCCGCCGCTCGGGCAAGGACCTCTACGTCTACCCGGACAGCGCCGTGAAGGCGCTCGCCGACGGCACCGTCGACGAGGAACTGTTCAACGTCACCGGCCTGATCCGCCAGGGATTCGACGACGCGCACACGGACACCGTGCCGCTGATCGCCACCTACACCGGGGACACCGCCCGCAGCGCCCCCGCCACCCCGCGCGGCGCCGCCCGCGGCCTCGCCCTCCCGGTCATCGGCGGAGTGGCGCTGAAGGCCGACAAGGAGAAGGCCGCCGGATTCTGGTCCGACGTCACCGGAGCCCGGTCCCGCTCCGCCGCCGGGCTGAAGAAGCTCTGGCTGGACCGCAAGGTCGAGGCCAGCCTCGACCGGTCCACCAAGCAGATCCGCGCCGACCTCGCCTGGGCCGCCGGCTACGACGGCAAGGGCACCAAGGTCGCCGTCCTGGACACCGGCGCCGACGCCGGACACCCGGACCTCGAAGGCCGGATCTCCGAGGCGAAGAACTTCACCGACTCCGACACCACCGACGACCGCCAGGGCCACGGCACGCACACGCTCTCCACCGTGGGCGGCACCGGCGCGGCCAGCGGCGGCAAGAAGAAGGGCGTCGCCCCCGGCGCCGACCTCCTCGTCGGCAAGGTCCTCAACGACAGCGGCTCCGGCGACTCCTCCTGGATCATCGCGGGCATGCAGTGGGCCGTCGACCGGAAGGCCGACGTCGTCTCCATGAGCCTGGGCAGCCAGACGCCCACCGACTGCACCGACCCGATGAGCGTGGCCGCCGAGGAGCTGGCCAAGAGCAAGGACACCCTGTTCGTCATCGCGGCCGGCAACTCGGGTCCCACCCTGAACACGGTCTCCTCGCCCGGCTGCGCCCCCGGCGTGCTCACCGTCGGGGCCGTCGACCGCGACGACTCCACCGCCCAGTTCTCCAGCCGGGGCCCCGCGATCGGCGCGCACACCCTCAAGCCCGAGATCGCCGCCCCCGGTGTCGACATCTCGGCCGCGGCCGCCGGCGGGCGCGGGGTCTACGCGTACCAGTCGATGTCCGGTACGTCGATGGCCACCCCGCATGTCGCGGGCGCCGCCGCCATCGTCAAGGAGCGGCACCCCGACTGGAGCGCCCAGCAGGTCAAGGCGGCCCTCGTGTCGTCCGCGAAGAGCGACATCCCCGGCGACGTACGCGAGACCGGTGGTGGCCGGCTCGACGTCAAGGCCGCGATCGACACCACCGTCACCGGTGAGCCCGCCGTCCAGGGCGGCACGTACAACTGGCCGCAGGACAAGAGCGACCGCACCACCGTGCGGATCCCGTACACCAACACGGGCGGCAAGCCGGTCACGCTGTCGCTGAAGCTGGGGAGCGTCACCGGCAACGACGGTTCGGCCGTCGGGTCCCCGGTCGCCGCACTCGGCAAGAAGAAGGTCACCGTGCCCGCAGGGGCGACGGTCGAGGTCCCGCTGGATCTCGACCCGACCGCCAAGCTCCACAAGAGCCAGTACGGCGATGTCACAGGACGCGTCCTGGCCACCGCGCCGGGCGGCGTCAAGGTCTCCACACCGTTCTCGCTGTACGTGGGCGCCGAGACCGTCAGCCTGCGCGTCAAGCTGATCGACGCCAACGGCAGGCCCGCAGCGGGCTCTTCGTCGCTCGACGTCATCGGCACCGACACGGCGAGCGGTGAGCGCCGGTTCAACGACGGCTCGACCGACCAGGTGTTCCAGGTCCGCCCGGGCGCCTACTTCGTCTCCAGCTTCATCGTCTCGGCCGACCCCGGGGACGCCACGGGCACCCTGGCGAACTCGGTCGGCTACCTCGCCCGGCCGCAGCTGAACGTCACCAAGGACACCACCCTGGTGCTGGACGCCCGCAAGGCCCACCGCGTCCAGGTCAGGACCCAGGACCGCACGAGCGAGACCCGCAGCGGGACCCTCGCCTTCGGCCGCAGCTGGGACGACGTCTGGCTGCACGCCGGGTCCATCTCCGGCGGCACCGTCGTCAAGGACTACCGCGTCGACATCCGGGGCAAGGCCGACGACGGCGACTTCGAGTTCGACAGCTTCTGGCGCGCGTACGCCCCGCAGATCGACAAGCTCGCGGTCGTCGGAGGCGCCACCCTGCACCCCACCCCCGCGTCCGCGGGCTCCGTCAACCTCGACGGCACCGGCCGGGCCGCGCTCGTGGACGCCGGCACCGGTACCCCCGAGGAGCTGAAGGCCGCCGGGGTCTCCGGCAAGATCGCGCTGGTCGCCGTCCCGGACAGCGGCGCCGTCGTCACCCAGGCGCGGAACGCCCAGGCCGCCGGAGCCGTGGCCGTCCTCGTCCACCGGCCCTCCGCAGGCCCCTGGCAGCCGTCCGTCGGCTACGGCTCGGCGCCCCTGCCCACCCTCGGCATCGAGGCCGGCGAGGCGAAGACCCTGGCCGGCGCACTGGCCGCCGGACCGGTGAAGCTGAGCTGGAAGGCCACCGCCGTCAGCCCGTTCGTCTACAACCTGGCCTTCTCGGAGAAGGGCGACGTCACCTCGGACCGGACCTACCGGGTCAAGGACAAGTCGCTCGGCACGGTCGACTCCACCTATGAATCGATGGGCGTCAGGACCGACTTCGTCGACACGCTGCTCGTCTCCCGCCCGTACGGCGCGACCTTCGGCGTCGGCGGCTTCGACACCGTCGCCGCCCCCGGCAAGCGCACCGAGTACTACTCGGCGGGCGACACCAGCTGGCAGCAGGCACTCTCCTCCAGCTTCCCCTGGGGCGAGTTCATGATGGACAAGTACCGCACCTACAAGGCCGGTTCGAAGCGCGCCTCGGAGTGGTACCGGGGCCTGATCGTCCCGTCGGCGCCCCGCGACGACCAGGGCGCGGAGCAGCTCGCCGCCGAACGCCAGGACAATCTGATCGGCGTCGCCCCCGGCTTCTGGAGCGACACCGAGCACAGCGGACTCCAGGGCTCCTTCGGTGACATGGGCAGCATGCGGCTCACCAGCGGCGGCAAGGTGCTCGGTGAATCCGGCTGGCCGTCCGGGGTGTTCACGGTCCCGGCCGAGGACGCCGCGTACGAACTCACCATGACCACCGCGAAGGCGGGCAGTCCGGCGCAGGTCTGGAAGCGGTCCACCCGGACCGAGACCACCTGGAAGTTCCGTTCGCACCGCGACGAGAACGCCTACTCGCAGGGCATCCCGCTCCTCTTCCCGGGCTACGCCCTCCCGTCGGACGGCATGAAGACCCTTGCGGCGAAGGACGGTCAGAAGATCGGACTGAGCGTCACGGGCCACGCCGGCTACACGCCCGGCAAGGTGACGAAGGCAGAGGTCTCCTACTCCTACGACGGCGGTGAGACCTGGACCGGGGCCACCACGGCTCTCAAGGGCGGCTGTTGGACCGCGACCGTGAACCACGCGGGCGCGGCCGGCAGGCCGGTGACCCTGCGCACCGAACTGACGGACTCCCACGGCAACTCCGTCGTCCAGACCGTGACCGACGCCTACGCCGTGCGCTGA
- a CDS encoding helix-turn-helix domain-containing protein, translated as MLGVIGLDEWQESAYRALVALGAAELSDLAHRLSLPERETERALRRLEQHGLAAQSSARTGRWVAAPPGVALGALLTQQRHELEQAELAAVLLAEEYRADADEPAVHDLVEVVTGASAVAHRFHQLQLGATSEVCALVTGKPIAVSGLDNESEEQAAGRGVSFRVVVEREVLGMPSGILELSAALSRDEQCRVVDRVPTKLVIADGALAMVPLTGRGAEPAALVVHASGLLESLTGLFEAVWREAMPLRLAEGGWVKEDPAGPDPTDLEILSLLLAGLTDASVAKQLELGLRTVQRRVKGLMELTGVSTRLQLGWHAYERGWVSREPRF; from the coding sequence ATGCTGGGAGTCATAGGTCTCGACGAGTGGCAGGAGTCGGCCTATCGGGCGCTCGTGGCGCTGGGAGCTGCGGAGCTCTCCGATCTCGCCCATCGGCTCTCGCTTCCCGAGCGGGAGACGGAACGGGCGCTGCGGCGGCTGGAGCAGCACGGTCTGGCGGCCCAGTCGTCGGCCCGTACGGGGCGCTGGGTGGCGGCGCCGCCGGGGGTCGCGCTGGGTGCGCTGCTGACGCAGCAGCGCCATGAGCTGGAGCAGGCGGAGCTGGCGGCGGTGCTGCTGGCGGAGGAGTACCGGGCGGATGCCGACGAGCCCGCCGTCCACGACCTGGTCGAGGTGGTCACCGGGGCGAGCGCGGTGGCCCACCGCTTCCATCAGCTCCAGCTGGGCGCGACGAGCGAGGTGTGCGCGCTGGTCACCGGGAAGCCGATCGCGGTCAGCGGTCTCGACAACGAGTCGGAGGAGCAGGCAGCCGGGCGCGGGGTGTCGTTCCGGGTGGTGGTCGAGCGCGAGGTGCTGGGGATGCCGTCGGGGATCCTGGAGCTGTCGGCGGCACTCAGCCGCGACGAGCAGTGCCGCGTCGTGGACCGGGTGCCGACGAAGCTGGTCATCGCGGACGGCGCGCTGGCGATGGTCCCGCTGACGGGCCGGGGCGCGGAGCCCGCCGCCCTGGTCGTGCACGCGTCGGGGCTGCTGGAGTCGCTGACGGGGCTCTTCGAGGCGGTGTGGCGCGAGGCGATGCCGCTGCGGCTCGCCGAGGGCGGCTGGGTCAAGGAGGACCCGGCCGGGCCCGATCCGACGGATCTGGAGATCCTGTCGCTGCTGCTGGCCGGGCTGACCGACGCGAGCGTGGCCAAGCAGCTGGAGCTGGGGCTGCGGACCGTGCAGCGCCGGGTCAAGGGCCTGATGGAGCTGACCGGGGTGTCGACCCGGCTCCAGCTCGGCTGGCATGCGTACGAGCGGGGCTGGGTGTCCCGCGAACCCCGCTTCTGA
- a CDS encoding DUF456 domain-containing protein — protein sequence MSVWQLVAVGLVMLLGLLGVLVPGVPGQAIVWAAVLWWALTDMTPAAWGVLIGATALLLLNQALKPLLPPRRPRESGAPRRTLMLGGVGAIAGFFVVPVLGAVLGYLGVIFGAERLRLGSRGAAWTSVRSVMRATGYSVLVELFACLLVTGAWLGAVVWG from the coding sequence ATGAGTGTGTGGCAGCTCGTCGCCGTCGGCCTTGTGATGCTGCTCGGTCTGCTCGGCGTGCTGGTGCCCGGTGTACCGGGGCAGGCGATCGTCTGGGCCGCCGTGCTGTGGTGGGCGCTGACGGACATGACCCCGGCCGCCTGGGGCGTCCTGATCGGGGCCACGGCGCTCCTGCTGCTCAACCAGGCGCTGAAACCGCTGCTGCCGCCACGCAGGCCCCGCGAGTCGGGGGCGCCGCGCCGGACGCTGATGCTCGGCGGGGTCGGCGCGATCGCCGGGTTCTTCGTCGTCCCCGTGCTCGGCGCGGTCCTCGGCTATCTGGGGGTCATCTTCGGTGCGGAGCGGCTGCGGCTGGGCAGCCGGGGCGCGGCCTGGACCTCGGTCCGCTCGGTGATGCGGGCGACCGGCTACTCCGTGCTCGTCGAGCTCTTCGCGTGCCTCCTGGTGACGGGGGCGTGGCTGGGCGCGGTCGTCTGGGGCTGA
- a CDS encoding AlkA N-terminal domain-containing protein, with protein MDEETRYEAVSSRDARFDGEFFFAVETTGIYCRPSCPAVTPKRKNVRFYPTAAAAQGNGFRACRRCRPDAVPGSADWNVRADVVGRAMRMIGDGVVDREGVPGLAHRLGYSARQVQRQLNAELGAGPVALARAQRAHTARVLLQTTGLSVTEVVFASGFASVRQFNDTIRQIYARTPSELRAEAGTGLGAAVREARTTGIPLRLAHRGPYAAREAFDLLAAGTVARIEEVSGEPGTRTYRRTLRLPYGTAVAAVDERSAGGWLEARIHLTDLRDLTTAVQRLRRLFDLDADPYAVDELLGADPALAPDVAARPGVRSPGAADPEESAVRALVGDPAAERLVEAYGKRLDVPCGGLTHVFPEPGVLAGAADDPALRALAAALADGGVRLDAGADRDEAEQALLRLPGMTPATAALIRMRSLGDPDVDPYGTPGSDRWRPWRSYGVRRGERAAG; from the coding sequence ATGGACGAAGAGACCAGGTACGAGGCGGTGAGCAGCCGCGACGCACGGTTCGACGGGGAGTTCTTCTTCGCCGTCGAGACGACCGGCATCTACTGCCGGCCGAGCTGCCCCGCCGTCACCCCCAAGCGGAAGAACGTCCGCTTCTACCCGACCGCGGCCGCCGCCCAGGGCAACGGCTTCCGGGCGTGCAGGCGCTGCCGCCCGGACGCCGTCCCGGGCTCCGCCGACTGGAACGTACGGGCGGACGTGGTCGGCCGCGCCATGCGGATGATCGGCGACGGCGTGGTGGACCGGGAGGGCGTCCCCGGTCTCGCCCACCGCCTCGGCTACAGCGCCCGGCAGGTGCAGCGGCAGCTCAACGCCGAGCTGGGCGCCGGTCCGGTCGCCCTGGCCCGCGCCCAGCGCGCGCACACCGCCCGGGTCCTGCTCCAGACCACCGGGCTGTCCGTCACGGAGGTCGTCTTCGCGTCCGGTTTCGCCAGCGTCCGCCAGTTCAACGACACGATCCGGCAGATCTACGCCAGGACCCCCAGCGAGCTGCGCGCCGAGGCCGGCACCGGTCTCGGCGCGGCCGTCCGGGAGGCGCGCACCACCGGAATCCCGCTCCGGCTCGCGCACCGGGGCCCGTACGCGGCCCGCGAGGCCTTCGACCTGCTCGCCGCCGGCACCGTGGCCCGGATCGAGGAGGTCAGCGGCGAGCCCGGCACCCGCACCTACCGGCGCACGCTGCGTCTTCCGTACGGCACCGCCGTCGCCGCCGTGGACGAGCGCTCCGCCGGCGGCTGGCTGGAGGCCCGGATCCACCTCACCGACCTGCGCGACCTGACCACGGCCGTGCAGCGGCTGCGCCGGCTGTTCGACCTGGACGCCGATCCGTACGCCGTCGACGAACTGCTCGGCGCCGATCCGGCGCTCGCCCCGGACGTCGCCGCCCGGCCGGGGGTGCGCTCGCCGGGCGCGGCGGACCCCGAGGAGTCCGCCGTACGGGCCCTGGTGGGCGATCCGGCCGCCGAGCGGCTCGTGGAGGCGTACGGAAAGCGGCTGGACGTGCCCTGCGGCGGGCTGACCCATGTCTTCCCCGAACCGGGGGTGCTCGCCGGCGCGGCGGACGATCCGGCGCTGCGGGCCCTGGCCGCGGCGCTCGCCGACGGCGGCGTACGGCTGGACGCGGGCGCCGACCGGGACGAGGCCGAGCAGGCCCTGCTGCGGCTGCCCGGGATGACTCCGGCGACCGCAGCCCTGATCCGGATGCGGTCGCTGGGCGACCCCGATGTCGATCCGTACGGCACACCCGGCTCGGACCGGTGGCGGCCGTGGCGCTCCTACGGCGTACGGCGCGGGGAACGGGCGGCCGGGTAA
- the rsgA gene encoding ribosome small subunit-dependent GTPase A encodes MSFPSFPVSFSSASPLAPYGWDEDWAAAFAPYAAQGLLPGRVVRVDRGQCDIVTPQGMFRADTAFVVPRDPMRIVCTGDWAAVDPDGDPRFVRALLPRRTAFVRSTSSKRSEGQVLATNVDHIAICVSLAVELDLGRVERFLALALSSANGDALLRDRASAGDGAAEALVVLTKADLVPDAATLSHLVQDVERLAPGVQVLPVSSATGEGVDVFNAIVSGGTSVLLGASGAGKSTLANTLLGHDVMEVQATRDMDGKGRHTTTTRNLLVLPSGGVLIDTPGLRGVGLWDAGTGVGEVFSEIEELAEGCRFHDCAHETEPGCAVLAAIEDGSLPERRMDSYRKLLRENQRIVAKTDARVRSEILRDWKRKGAEGRAGMEAKRGRIR; translated from the coding sequence TTGTCTTTCCCGTCTTTCCCCGTTTCCTTCTCTTCCGCCTCCCCGCTCGCCCCGTACGGCTGGGACGAGGACTGGGCGGCCGCGTTCGCCCCGTACGCCGCACAGGGACTGCTGCCCGGACGGGTGGTGCGGGTCGACCGCGGGCAGTGCGACATCGTCACCCCGCAGGGCATGTTCCGCGCGGACACCGCGTTCGTCGTGCCCCGCGACCCGATGCGGATCGTCTGCACCGGCGACTGGGCGGCCGTCGACCCCGACGGCGACCCGCGGTTCGTCCGAGCGCTGCTGCCGCGCCGCACGGCGTTCGTCCGCTCCACCTCGTCCAAGCGGTCAGAGGGCCAGGTGCTCGCCACCAACGTCGACCACATCGCCATCTGTGTCTCGCTGGCGGTCGAACTCGATCTGGGGCGCGTGGAGCGCTTCCTCGCCCTCGCCCTGTCCAGCGCCAACGGTGACGCGCTGCTCCGCGACCGCGCGTCGGCCGGGGACGGGGCGGCCGAGGCCCTCGTCGTCCTGACCAAGGCCGACCTCGTCCCGGACGCCGCCACTCTGTCCCACCTCGTCCAGGACGTCGAGCGCCTGGCCCCCGGGGTGCAGGTGCTGCCCGTCAGCTCCGCCACCGGCGAGGGCGTCGACGTGTTCAACGCGATCGTCTCCGGCGGTACGAGCGTGCTCCTCGGCGCCTCCGGCGCGGGCAAGTCCACCCTGGCCAACACCCTCCTCGGCCACGACGTGATGGAGGTGCAGGCCACCCGTGACATGGACGGCAAGGGCCGGCACACCACCACGACCCGCAATCTGCTCGTCCTGCCCTCGGGCGGGGTCCTGATCGACACCCCCGGGCTGCGCGGGGTCGGGCTGTGGGACGCCGGGACCGGGGTCGGGGAGGTCTTCTCCGAGATCGAGGAGCTGGCCGAGGGGTGCAGGTTCCACGACTGCGCCCACGAGACCGAGCCGGGCTGCGCGGTGCTCGCGGCGATCGAGGACGGATCGCTGCCCGAGCGGCGCATGGACAGCTACCGCAAGCTGCTGCGCGAGAACCAGCGCATCGTCGCCAAGACCGACGCCCGGGTCCGCTCGGAGATCCTCCGCGACTGGAAGCGCAAGGGCGCCGAGGGCCGGGCCGGAATGGAGGCCAAGCGCGGCCGGATCCGGTAG
- a CDS encoding DUF5949 family protein encodes MTSPQTATGTFTQAQLGTLTLIGWSGEHPHNGRDVAFLLAYSLGDGSDGPQAGETAMHLALRRSGLTVGPEPVRADETPGLQVKLLVQAGQAVLTLPHFTAQYPVRPEWLAAAREQGEVHAMFATRPWPQGAPGLPLTEEALRSFAGDPEVIVTSAHCVLPVRSLG; translated from the coding sequence ATGACCTCCCCCCAGACTGCCACCGGCACCTTCACCCAGGCCCAGTTGGGCACCCTCACCCTGATCGGCTGGAGCGGCGAGCACCCGCACAACGGACGCGATGTCGCCTTCCTGCTGGCCTACTCGCTGGGTGACGGATCGGACGGGCCGCAGGCCGGCGAGACCGCGATGCACCTCGCGCTGCGGCGCAGCGGGCTCACGGTCGGCCCCGAGCCGGTGCGCGCCGACGAGACCCCGGGGCTCCAGGTGAAGCTCCTCGTCCAGGCCGGCCAGGCCGTGCTGACCCTGCCTCACTTCACCGCGCAGTACCCGGTGCGGCCCGAGTGGCTGGCGGCCGCCCGTGAACAGGGCGAGGTGCACGCGATGTTCGCCACGCGCCCGTGGCCGCAGGGGGCGCCCGGGCTCCCGCTCACCGAGGAGGCGCTGCGGTCGTTCGCCGGGGACCCGGAGGTCATCGTGACCTCGGCCCACTGCGTCCTGCCGGTCCGCAGCCTCGGCTGA
- a CDS encoding rodlin, producing MKKMMAGAAVAVSLVGLSAAAAPSAMAIGNDGGTTTVNGNGAESSFGNSVTKGDGSPQFQLVQGSLNKLCAGVPVKANVGSLVGLLVPVAVQDINVLSSPQNQQCTDNSTQAKGDEPLSHLVDDIPVLSGNGVGNN from the coding sequence ATGAAGAAGATGATGGCCGGCGCGGCAGTGGCCGTGTCCCTGGTCGGCCTGTCGGCCGCCGCGGCCCCCTCGGCCATGGCGATCGGCAACGACGGGGGCACCACGACGGTCAACGGCAACGGTGCCGAGTCCTCGTTCGGCAACAGCGTGACCAAGGGTGACGGCAGCCCGCAGTTCCAGCTCGTCCAGGGCTCCCTGAACAAGCTCTGCGCCGGCGTCCCGGTCAAGGCCAACGTGGGCTCGCTCGTCGGCCTGCTCGTGCCGGTCGCGGTCCAGGACATCAACGTCCTGTCCTCGCCGCAGAACCAGCAGTGCACCGACAACTCCACCCAGGCCAAGGGCGACGAGCCCCTCTCGCACCTGGTGGACGACATCCCGGTCCTCTCCGGGAACGGCGTCGGCAACAACTGA
- a CDS encoding rodlin yields the protein MIKKFMASAAVAASVVGVSAGIAPQAMAIGNDGGTTSVNGNGAAQSYGNSATHGDWSPQFALIQGSLNKPCIALPAKVNAGSLLGVVPVAVQDINVLSSPQNQQCTENSTQAKGDEALSHILDDIPILSGNGAGNN from the coding sequence ATGATCAAGAAGTTCATGGCGTCGGCGGCTGTCGCCGCGTCGGTCGTCGGCGTCTCCGCCGGCATCGCGCCGCAGGCGATGGCGATCGGCAACGACGGGGGCACCACCTCGGTCAACGGCAACGGCGCCGCGCAGTCGTACGGCAACTCCGCCACGCACGGCGACTGGAGCCCGCAGTTCGCGCTCATCCAGGGCTCGCTCAACAAGCCCTGCATCGCCCTGCCGGCCAAGGTCAACGCCGGTTCGCTGCTCGGCGTGGTCCCGGTCGCGGTCCAGGACATCAACGTCCTGTCCTCGCCGCAGAACCAGCAGTGCACCGAGAACTCCACCCAGGCCAAGGGCGACGAGGCCCTCTCGCACATCCTGGACGACATCCCGATCCTGTCGGGCAACGGTGCGGGCAACAACTAA